The following DNA comes from Triticum aestivum cultivar Chinese Spring chromosome 3D, IWGSC CS RefSeq v2.1, whole genome shotgun sequence.
GAATATCTCGGTTGTCGATTCAGGGCATTCCTTGTTGCTGTAGACTTTGTTTTCGATTTCTGGCCTGTATTCTAGTATCGGTGCAAATGTCACGGTCTTCTGCTTGGATGTTTTGACCCGCAGCTTCTTTGATTCCATCAGCATTTCATTGGCTTCCTTCATTTCTGACTCGAACCTGCTGCTGACCTTGAAGAATGGTTGTTCCTGGCAAGCGGTGGGGCTCGGGGCTGGCGTGTTCTGCCTTGATGATGCTTGCACGTAGACCTCAGGTTCGAACTCCGACTCAGCAACTGCAGTTCACATGGACATAAAAATTTATCGTGTTTCGTCGCAACTGAACTATAAAGAATTGGTGTGTTTGCTGAACTGAACTGGAGATAGTTAGACAGGTGGTGTTTCATTTGAACTTAGCATACATGAAGATGGGTGTAGTGCCGTGCTTGGGGTTCCAAGGCGCTCATCATCATCGTATTGTCCCCCCCTGCCGTAGGTGTCATCCGAGCTGGGCCCGATACGTGGTGTCCACATCATCATCTCATCGTGCGAGGGATGCTTCTTTTTGTGATGCAGAAGGTGCATCCATTTCTTAGCCTTGCTCTTTACCTTGCCCAGCACTGGCTTCTTCTGGCTCCCTCCTGGGGTCTTTGGCGACCCCGTGGGGCTCACCGGTGGCGCCCGCGGTGAAGGGCTCACCAGCGGCGTCCTCAGTGAAGGGCTCACCAGCGGCGTCCGTGGTGAAGCGCTCACCAGCGGCGTCCGTGGTGATGAGCTCACCAACGGTGAAGGCGAATAATATCGTTGTTGCTCCTCCCATTCATCATATGGAGTTTGGCCTGCAAACCAACGGTCACCCAAGGTTAAGCTATGGGCAAATTTCCATTTTCAGCAGGGTGAGTGAGCGCCCAAACATCTTTGCAGAGGAGAGAATGGCAAAACATTGATGAAGCCATGCAGCACCGTGAGGAATCGGAAACATGTGCTTAGGGGAAGATGAAATCCTGACAAAAATCACAATCGACGCCAACAAATCTCTTACCGTGTTGGGCGACGTGGGGGTCGCCTCGCTTGCCGCTGATCCCCTTCTTCAATTTTCTGAGTCCGTTCATGTCTGTGTGCAGGAAATGAAGGCGAATCCGGAAACTGAAATTCGGGAGGAGCCGGAGCCTGCTTTTTCAGGGGATGATGTTGTGCTGGTAAAAGGCGAGCAAAATGGGTTCTGCTGGACCTATCCTAAAGTTGGTAAAGTTGAGGTTGCCATTCCGTTTTGAAGTTATAGTGGCATCAGGGGTGGATTCCGGGAGGGTAGCGGTCGCGTTTTGCCGTGCTATTTCTGGGGTGGTGTTTGGTGGTCAAGAGACCTCCAAAAACTCTGTTTTTCCATATGTTTCATACAATCATTGCTTTACTTCTCGCTCACTCTATTGCCTTTCTTGCTCCTCACAGTGGATAGATTCCAGCCTTCATAAAAACTGTCGTCCGAGGCTGCGTATGCATGTGTTCATCTCGGCGTTTGGGTCGTGGGTACTGAAATAAATCATGTTAAAAGGATGGTTAGAAAATAATTATGTTGGTTGTCTTGTGTTTGGAGCCCAAAGACTACCAGATGAATGAATGGACAAAGACTGCTAATGGAATCTGTTGCAGTGTCCATTGATGAAAGGTTTTTAGTGGTTTGTTTCCATGTGTTTGCAGCTCTGCAAGTGAACTAGGTTTGACGGCGCATTATTCCACAAGTAGAGGATTATAGTTCTTCTTGAAATGGAAAGATGCAATCGGTTAAGGATCACTATAGTGTGAATAGAAGTCACCACTCCAAGATATATGAGCTTGTTTCTATATATGTTTTGTCAAGACATTTGTCTTATGTCAAAATTACAGCATGATTACTCTCTGAATCGAGAGCTTCGAGATGATACAATCTCATGACCATATCGTATGATCTTTGTTTATGTTAACAAATATTTCTGAAAATATGAATTTTTAAAAAGTTTTATCCCTCAAACTGTTAACTTGATTGATGATCCGCTTTCACCATCGGCTTCCTCATGGCGAGACCTTCGAAACTagatttcatatatataattccaTATGTTTCGACAACAGTTTTTTTCATCGGTGCTTGTCACATTACTCTTACTCAGGATTCAGTTAGCATGACAAAGCAAAGCAGATCCATGAACATATCATGACAGGGATTCTCGAAATGCCAATAGATAAGCACATAAACAATGAACACAGGAAAATAATAGTGCCTAATCGTAACCTTCCAACAAAATGTAGTATCTAAACAAACAACATATATCTGTAGCAACGCACAGATGCAATCAATGAGAACAGAACTATGTAGAAGCATGTTAT
Coding sequences within:
- the LOC123077054 gene encoding uncharacterized protein; translation: MNGLRKLKKGISGKRGDPHVAQHGQTPYDEWEEQQRYYSPSPPSPRAPPVSPTGSPKTPGGSQKKPVLGKVKSKAKKWMHLLHHKKKHPSHDEMMMWTPRIGPSSDDTYGRGGQYDDDERLGTPSTALHPSSFAESEFEPEVYVQASSRQNTPAPSPTACQEQPFFKVSSRFESEMKEANEMLMESKKLRVKTSKQKTVTFAPILEYRPEIENKVYSNKECPESTTEIFRKACATVFQAALKMVSRIQDTMVAYNIDKRHMVEILVSVNRYLLLKLEPSPDDEALAEVITEAALNLLDAWTENVERPLMQRAKKISSWFLQEGRVEFPPVSLSTRPCAAEGKPLLCKDNPICKNMLLNTILANWKLMTCRCRRVLLIRGLTTA